From Candidatus Binataceae bacterium, the proteins below share one genomic window:
- a CDS encoding c-type cytochrome yields the protein MAVIAAAMAVFVGAGSGVAWSFPWSIDMFRGPAIQPLEAAPRSMPQGTLPVNGMRPMSLEEMTLKMHNPLKPTAENLAHGKELFNNTCAPCHGENGDGNGPVAHLLRAHGFEPKNLVTGVAKNLPDGYIYGYIRDGGIHMPSYADAMNSDERWDVVMYVRQLEAEAAKSQKTASK from the coding sequence ATGGCCGTGATAGCGGCGGCGATGGCCGTATTCGTCGGCGCCGGGAGCGGGGTTGCGTGGTCCTTCCCGTGGAGCATCGATATGTTCCGCGGGCCGGCGATCCAGCCGCTGGAGGCGGCGCCGCGCTCGATGCCGCAGGGAACCCTGCCGGTCAACGGGATGCGTCCGATGTCGCTCGAAGAGATGACGCTGAAAATGCACAACCCGCTCAAGCCAACCGCCGAGAATCTCGCCCACGGCAAGGAGCTGTTTAACAACACCTGTGCGCCGTGCCATGGCGAGAATGGCGATGGCAACGGTCCGGTCGCGCATCTGCTGCGCGCCCACGGCTTCGAACCCAAGAACCTGGTCACCGGCGTGGCCAAGAACCTGCCCGACGGTTACATCTACGGCTACATCCGCGACGGAGGTATCCACATGCCGTCGTACGCAGACGCGATGAACTCCGACGAGCGCTGGGACGTCGTGATGTACGTGCGCCAGCTCGAGGCGGAGGCCGCCAAGAGCCAGAAGACGGCATCGAAATAA
- a CDS encoding GDP-mannose 4,6-dehydratase, whose amino-acid sequence MRVLITGGAGFLGSHLSDAFVARGDEVFVLDTGAIAKVRHLLDNPRFHYVHDSIFNLELVDSLVAKADLIYHLAAVVGVEHYVADPYETLNVNVNGTQNILKAAYKYGRRVVFSSTSEVYGRNPKVPWKEDDDRVLGATTIDRWCYSTSKAVGEHFCFAYHKLGLPVTVVRYFNIYGPRLDRVDVGRLFTIFMGQLLRGADLTVIGDGRQTRCFTYVTDAVAATVAAGLDSAADGHAINIGTDVETSVLDFAKLMIELYGATNSKIRFVTQEEVYGKSYEDIPRRVPDITKMRTLLGVTPKVTLREGTALAMEWFRREMAG is encoded by the coding sequence ATGCGGGTTCTGATTACAGGCGGCGCGGGCTTTCTGGGCTCGCATCTGAGCGACGCGTTCGTCGCGCGCGGCGACGAGGTCTTCGTGCTCGATACCGGCGCGATCGCCAAGGTGCGCCATCTGCTCGACAACCCACGCTTCCATTACGTCCACGATTCGATCTTCAACCTCGAGCTGGTGGACAGCCTGGTCGCCAAGGCCGACCTCATCTACCACCTGGCCGCGGTGGTGGGCGTCGAGCACTACGTCGCCGACCCCTACGAGACGCTCAACGTCAACGTCAACGGCACCCAGAACATTCTCAAGGCCGCCTACAAGTACGGCCGACGCGTGGTGTTCAGCTCGACCTCGGAGGTTTACGGGCGCAACCCCAAGGTGCCGTGGAAGGAAGACGACGACCGCGTGCTCGGCGCGACCACGATCGACCGCTGGTGCTATTCGACCTCCAAGGCGGTCGGCGAGCACTTCTGCTTCGCCTATCACAAGCTCGGGCTGCCAGTAACCGTGGTGCGTTACTTCAATATCTACGGCCCGCGCCTTGACCGGGTGGACGTGGGACGGCTGTTTACAATCTTCATGGGCCAGCTTTTGCGCGGCGCCGACCTCACCGTGATCGGCGACGGCCGCCAGACGCGCTGCTTCACCTACGTCACCGACGCGGTAGCCGCGACCGTAGCGGCCGGACTCGACTCCGCCGCCGACGGCCATGCCATCAATATTGGCACCGACGTCGAAACTTCGGTGCTGGACTTCGCCAAGCTGATGATCGAGCTGTATGGGGCAACCAACTCGAAGATCAGGTTTGTCACCCAGGAAGAGGTGTACGGCAAGAGCTACGAGGACATCCCGCGCCGTGTGCCCGACATCACCAAGATGCGCACGCTGCTCGGCGTGACGCCCAAGGTCACGCTGCGCGAAGGGACCGCACTTGCGATGGAATGGTTCCGGCGCGAAATGGCCGGCTGA
- a CDS encoding TolC family protein: protein MRIQANRTTAALMGAAILGLLAPAAHGAPPAAQRLDAAQLVQVALEVNPQVRAARARWISAEHSIEQNFAPNDPTFTYANVDSPTNGFDHAAAHGLTVSDSFQFPGKALLQADNAKAAARSARLQYEATARDVRAAVETRYYQVLLDSALSAVNAENIGNLEQVLKVTQIAYAANQATQTDFISAEFDLAAARQQQRQLRVAQDNDRTMLNQLLNRPPGEPLALDERLSFKRLDIPLDALVSRADAQRQEILQAALATRSRETALKLARLEYAPDYTVSYTFNNYLIPSAGPTLNSLQDHGWAFGFNLPVFFWLKQKEDVRRAESDLAAARDDLGSIRSQTAAAVTTLYRGAQLAYDTAVLYRDTLGPLAQQDFKVALVAYSAGKINFVALSGALRRNYEARVNYLQAANQFVAGRIALEQAVGQPLGE, encoded by the coding sequence ATGCGGATTCAGGCGAACAGGACGACGGCTGCGCTGATGGGCGCGGCGATACTGGGTCTTCTGGCGCCCGCGGCGCACGGCGCGCCGCCGGCCGCTCAGCGGCTCGACGCTGCCCAGCTCGTACAGGTCGCGCTTGAGGTTAATCCGCAGGTGCGTGCGGCGCGGGCGCGATGGATCTCGGCGGAACATTCCATCGAGCAGAACTTCGCCCCCAACGATCCGACCTTCACCTACGCCAACGTCGACAGTCCCACCAACGGCTTCGACCATGCCGCAGCGCACGGCCTCACCGTAAGCGACTCCTTTCAGTTCCCGGGCAAGGCGCTGCTCCAGGCGGACAACGCCAAAGCGGCGGCGCGGAGCGCGCGCCTGCAATACGAGGCTACGGCGCGCGACGTCCGCGCGGCGGTCGAAACCCGCTATTACCAGGTGTTGCTAGACTCTGCACTCTCCGCCGTGAACGCGGAGAATATCGGTAACCTCGAGCAGGTGCTCAAGGTGACGCAGATAGCGTATGCCGCCAACCAGGCCACCCAGACTGACTTTATCTCGGCCGAGTTCGACCTGGCGGCGGCGCGTCAGCAACAGCGCCAGCTTCGAGTCGCACAGGACAATGACCGCACGATGCTCAACCAGCTGCTCAACCGCCCGCCCGGCGAGCCGCTCGCGCTCGACGAGCGGCTGAGCTTCAAGCGCCTGGACATCCCGCTCGACGCGCTGGTGAGCCGCGCGGACGCGCAGCGCCAGGAGATTCTCCAGGCGGCGCTCGCCACGCGCAGCCGCGAGACCGCGCTCAAGCTCGCGCGTCTGGAATACGCGCCGGACTACACGGTCAGCTACACCTTCAACAACTATCTGATTCCCAGCGCGGGCCCCACCCTCAATTCGTTGCAGGATCACGGATGGGCGTTCGGTTTCAACCTGCCGGTCTTCTTCTGGCTCAAACAGAAGGAGGACGTGCGGCGCGCCGAATCCGACCTCGCGGCGGCGCGCGACGATCTCGGTTCGATTCGCAGCCAGACCGCGGCCGCGGTCACCACACTCTACCGCGGGGCGCAGCTCGCCTACGACACCGCCGTGCTTTACCGCGACACCCTGGGACCGCTGGCGCAGCAGGACTTCAAGGTTGCGCTGGTAGCCTACTCGGCGGGCAAGATCAATTTCGTGGCGCTGTCCGGAGCGCTGCGGCGCAACTACGAGGCTCGCGTAAACTACCTTCAGGCCGCCAACCAATTCGTTGCCGGCCGCATCGCGCTCGAGCAGGCGGTGGGGCAGCCGCTGGGCGAATAG
- a CDS encoding formyltransferase gives MTSDAAQSADSIRTVRCVLFAYHEMGYECMAALLAMGAPIAALFTHRDDPHEEVWWRSCAELAQRSAIPVHTPERLDAGWIDRIAAMRPAVIYSFYYRNLLPDAVLRLAALGAYNLHGSLLPAYRGRAPVNWMLVNGEREAGVTLHHMVARADAGDIVAQRAVAIDDSDTALTLYRKLVPMAGALIREMHPLIVAGCAPRRAQDLSRGSYFGRRRPEDGAIDWRWPARRIFNLVRAVTHPYPGAFCACGGRKLFIWESRIANEGGRYGAPGEIVAMGKGGAVEIAAGEGSIIVTRAQFEGGAEGAAVEVLTAAGLGPGARLQ, from the coding sequence ATGGCAGCGCTGCTCGCGATGGGCGCGCCGATCGCGGCGCTCTTCACGCATCGCGACGACCCGCACGAAGAGGTCTGGTGGCGATCGTGCGCGGAACTTGCCCAACGCAGCGCGATCCCGGTCCATACGCCGGAGCGGCTCGACGCCGGATGGATTGACCGGATCGCGGCGATGCGTCCGGCGGTTATCTACTCCTTCTACTATCGCAACCTTCTGCCCGACGCGGTGCTGCGGCTGGCGGCGCTCGGCGCCTACAATCTGCACGGCTCCTTGCTGCCGGCCTATCGCGGGCGCGCGCCGGTCAACTGGATGCTCGTCAACGGTGAGCGCGAGGCAGGGGTGACGCTCCATCATATGGTCGCGCGCGCCGACGCCGGCGACATCGTCGCCCAGCGCGCGGTCGCGATCGACGACTCAGATACGGCGCTTACGCTCTATCGCAAACTGGTCCCGATGGCCGGCGCGCTGATACGCGAGATGCATCCGCTGATCGTCGCTGGATGTGCGCCGCGCCGTGCGCAGGACCTCTCGCGCGGCAGCTACTTCGGGCGGCGCCGTCCCGAGGACGGTGCGATCGACTGGCGATGGCCGGCGCGGCGCATCTTCAACCTGGTGCGCGCGGTCACCCATCCGTACCCCGGCGCGTTCTGTGCGTGCGGCGGGCGCAAGCTATTCATCTGGGAGAGCCGAATCGCCAACGAGGGCGGGCGCTATGGCGCGCCCGGCGAGATCGTCGCGATGGGCAAGGGCGGGGCGGTCGAGATAGCGGCGGGCGAGGGCAGCATCATCGTAACCCGCGCGCAGTTCGAGGGCGGCGCCGAGGGCGCGGCGGTCGAAGTGTTGACGGCCGCGGGCCTTGGCCCGGGCGCGCGTCTGCAATAG
- a CDS encoding efflux RND transporter periplasmic adaptor subunit — translation MKLRRTIVVAFATLALATCWGCDNSRPTRAAVEAPPPPIPRILRQHGGEELLEIDPTRLPGAALGEVRMVELPAVLEANGQVSFDDRRVASIVSRVAGRIEVVRVSQWDNVRRGEPIVALYSPDFMTAEAEYLQAKQTARLSGSPALGADSGLAASMVEAAERKLELLGMEAADVRALSAPSPTVWMRAPIGGTVIENRAVRGAAVAPGDVLYTLGTLNDVWITADIYEDDLARVRVGQQLEAVTTAYPDDTFKGVISRISPAINPDTHTAQIRCTVQNPGLKLKPRMLARVRIVTQPGRALVVPQEALVFDTNAYYAYVRVAPNAIARRRVALASWNERGYARVISGLSPGETLVVGGSLQVNELWHQAHGQG, via the coding sequence ATGAAGCTTCGCCGCACCATTGTCGTGGCGTTCGCAACGCTCGCGCTCGCGACCTGTTGGGGATGCGACAATTCGCGGCCGACGCGCGCCGCGGTCGAGGCCCCGCCGCCGCCGATTCCGCGAATTCTGCGCCAGCATGGCGGCGAGGAGTTACTCGAAATCGATCCCACCCGGCTGCCCGGCGCAGCCCTCGGCGAAGTGCGGATGGTCGAATTGCCGGCCGTGCTCGAGGCCAACGGCCAGGTGAGTTTCGACGACCGGCGCGTCGCGAGTATTGTGTCGCGGGTTGCCGGCCGAATCGAAGTGGTGCGCGTGTCGCAATGGGATAACGTGCGCCGCGGCGAGCCGATCGTCGCGCTCTACAGCCCCGACTTCATGACCGCCGAGGCCGAGTATCTACAGGCGAAACAGACCGCGCGCCTGAGCGGCTCGCCGGCGCTGGGCGCTGACAGTGGATTGGCTGCGTCGATGGTCGAGGCGGCCGAGCGCAAGCTGGAACTGCTCGGGATGGAGGCGGCGGACGTGCGCGCGCTTAGCGCGCCCAGTCCGACGGTGTGGATGCGCGCGCCAATCGGCGGAACCGTGATCGAAAACAGGGCCGTGCGCGGCGCCGCGGTTGCGCCGGGCGACGTGCTTTACACGCTCGGCACGCTCAACGACGTCTGGATCACCGCCGATATCTACGAAGACGACCTCGCCCGCGTCCGGGTTGGCCAGCAACTCGAGGCAGTCACCACCGCCTATCCCGACGACACGTTCAAAGGCGTGATTTCGCGCATCAGTCCCGCGATCAATCCCGACACTCACACCGCGCAGATCCGTTGCACGGTGCAGAACCCCGGACTCAAGCTCAAGCCGCGGATGCTGGCGCGGGTGCGAATTGTCACCCAGCCCGGGCGTGCGTTGGTCGTTCCGCAGGAGGCGCTGGTGTTCGATACCAACGCCTATTACGCTTACGTGCGGGTGGCACCGAACGCGATCGCGCGGAGAAGGGTGGCGCTCGCGTCGTGGAACGAGCGCGGTTACGCGCGCGTGATCTCCGGGCTCAGCCCGGGCGAGACCCTGGTCGTCGGCGGCTCGCTGCAGGTCAACGAGCTATGGCATCAGGCGCACGGGCAGGGCTGA
- a CDS encoding MFS transporter, with protein sequence MANQDRAAWRIAVALFVSLFFIWGVGYNCFPIFLPSFLKTFHLTKEQVGLVPAAQAITAGVFGLVIGWLLDRVPAQFVMAVGAVLTALGIGVMAQAGSLNGLLAGSVITGVGMCAATILPASMVISNWFGERRGTALGLTMAGMEAGGMVITALAGYLIVAIGWREAYVLLAAPLIVVVLPLYLIFVRTRPQAAAYTTAAPAVSAEDAARALPGLEVAEALHTRAFWMLVVLQFCYTFTVGGVFIHLVQYLLNVGYTQAIGTLVVSVSLGLALIGKPGLGALGDRIGGRNALGLALLIGAVNTVLLLMAKEYWALAIFTLVSGITGAAPIALGPMVQVETLGLKRYGSIAGLLGIPFTLGAATGPPIVGHLADLGAGSYASAFEVCALIGIVGAVAAFLCVAPAPGRIGELAEAK encoded by the coding sequence ATGGCCAATCAGGACCGCGCGGCCTGGCGGATTGCGGTCGCTCTGTTCGTTTCGCTCTTCTTCATCTGGGGCGTCGGTTACAACTGTTTCCCGATTTTCCTCCCTTCGTTTCTCAAGACCTTCCATCTGACCAAGGAGCAGGTGGGACTGGTGCCCGCGGCGCAGGCGATAACCGCCGGCGTCTTCGGACTCGTCATCGGCTGGCTGCTCGACCGCGTGCCGGCGCAATTCGTGATGGCGGTGGGCGCAGTGTTGACGGCGCTGGGAATCGGGGTCATGGCGCAGGCGGGTTCGCTCAACGGGCTGCTCGCGGGCTCGGTGATAACGGGAGTCGGGATGTGCGCGGCGACGATCCTGCCGGCCTCGATGGTTATCTCGAACTGGTTCGGCGAGCGGCGCGGCACAGCGCTGGGCCTGACGATGGCCGGGATGGAGGCAGGCGGGATGGTGATCACCGCGCTCGCCGGCTATCTCATCGTGGCCATCGGATGGCGCGAGGCCTACGTGTTGCTCGCGGCTCCGCTGATCGTGGTGGTGCTGCCATTGTATTTGATCTTTGTGCGCACGCGTCCACAGGCGGCGGCTTATACCACGGCCGCGCCAGCCGTCAGTGCCGAGGATGCGGCGCGCGCACTGCCCGGGCTTGAAGTTGCCGAGGCTCTTCACACGCGCGCGTTCTGGATGCTGGTGGTGCTCCAGTTCTGCTACACCTTTACCGTCGGCGGCGTCTTCATCCACCTCGTCCAGTACCTGCTCAACGTCGGTTACACCCAGGCGATCGGAACGCTGGTGGTGAGCGTGTCGCTGGGGCTTGCGCTGATCGGCAAGCCGGGTCTGGGCGCGTTGGGGGATCGTATCGGCGGCAGGAACGCACTCGGCCTGGCGCTCCTCATTGGCGCCGTGAACACGGTCCTGCTGCTGATGGCGAAGGAATACTGGGCGCTGGCGATCTTTACGCTGGTTTCCGGGATCACCGGCGCGGCGCCGATCGCGCTGGGGCCGATGGTTCAGGTCGAGACGCTGGGGCTTAAGCGCTACGGGTCAATCGCAGGCCTGCTCGGCATCCCGTTTACGCTGGGGGCGGCCACCGGTCCTCCGATCGTCGGGCACCTTGCCGACCTCGGCGCTGGCAGCTACGCCTCCGCATTTGAAGTCTGCGCCCTGATAGGAATTGTGGGCGCAGTGGCCGCCTTTCTGTGCGTGGCGCCCGCTCCTGGGCGGATCGGCGAGCTCGCCGAAGCCAAGTAG
- a CDS encoding O-methyltransferase, with translation MTAGGKFITLDSSLYDYMLARGHNGDALLEELAAETRRRLGRRAGMLIAPEQGTLMALLARAIGARRAVEVGTFTGYSALCVARALPADGHLLCCDVNEEWTAIARRYWERAGVASRITLKLGPALDTLRELCAGESFDFAFIDADKTNYLNYYEEILRRTRPGGLILVDNVLWGGAVADLRDQSEDTVAIRAFNDFVAADRRVAAVMLPVADGLTIACKL, from the coding sequence ATGACGGCGGGTGGCAAATTTATCACTCTCGACTCCAGCCTGTACGACTACATGCTCGCCCGCGGGCACAACGGTGACGCGCTGCTCGAAGAGCTCGCCGCGGAGACGCGCCGCAGGCTGGGACGGCGCGCCGGGATGCTGATAGCGCCCGAGCAGGGCACGCTGATGGCGCTGCTCGCGCGCGCGATCGGTGCCCGACGCGCGGTCGAAGTCGGCACATTTACTGGCTACAGCGCGCTGTGCGTGGCGCGCGCGCTGCCCGCCGACGGCCACCTGCTCTGCTGCGACGTAAACGAGGAATGGACGGCGATCGCGCGCCGTTACTGGGAGCGGGCGGGCGTGGCGAGCCGAATCACGCTGAAGCTCGGCCCCGCACTCGACACGCTGCGCGAGCTGTGCGCCGGCGAAAGCTTCGACTTCGCCTTCATCGACGCCGACAAGACCAACTACCTCAACTACTACGAGGAGATCCTGCGCCGCACGCGCCCGGGCGGGCTTATTCTGGTGGACAACGTGCTATGGGGCGGTGCGGTGGCCGACCTGCGTGATCAGAGCGAGGACACCGTGGCAATCCGCGCCTTCAACGATTTCGTCGCGGCTGATCGGCGCGTCGCGGCGGTCATGCTGCCCGTCGCCGACGGGCTAACGATCGCGTGCAAGCTTTAG
- a CDS encoding CusA/CzcA family heavy metal efflux RND transporter has product MIGRLIALALSQRVVVVGLALVLLLAGLYAFSELDVEAYPDPVQPMVEVLTLPNGFSAEEVERLVTVPLEYGLSGMRNLAAMRSISLFGLSDIRCYFTWESNYYWDRVQTINRLSFVSLPAGITAGISPENPIGEIYRYTVESPDHDLLNEKTINDWVVARQLTTVPGVIGDSTFGGLTKQYHVDVDPQKLAYYRVPLSTLVTALANSNISSGGNYLDVGEQSFDVRGLGFLESLADIRNVVLAANKATPITVGNVADVSVGYAPRLGIVGMNRRNEVVSGIVLMRKYGNTLETLRGVEAKVHQLNRSGMLPKGYKVVPYYDRTSLVETTLHTVLENLGVGMALVFLVLVFFLGSLRSAFIAAINIPLALLGAFTLMRVEDTPANLISLGAIDFGIIINSTVIVLENIHHFLAPREAPARESGYGRTLRATQEVGGPIFFFTLIFVIAFLPLFTMRGVEGAIFSPMSRTYAYALAVAILLSLTLTPVLASLAFERGFRQFNNPLWNAIARFYHGLFERLLRHPWAWLAAVALIVVAGFALFPRLGGEFLPKLEEGNIWARATMPLTISLDRGARLANRMRGIFMSQPEVAGVVSQLGRPDNGTETTGFFNIELSVDLKPHSEWPAGLTKPELIRRIDARLRREFPGVSFDYSQNIEDNVNEALSGVKGSNSVKVFGPDFAVDERIANQLVEVMGKVRGIADLAVYQSLGQPNLVIKPDRAACARYGLSAGDISAVVQAAIGGQAATQVFEGDRRFDLVVRWKPQYRQSLDAIRRIRVTTPSGADVPLAQVADIRTEEGASFIYREGLERYVPLRFAVRGRDLESAVREAQTLVAREVKLPEGVHLEWAGEYGELRQANRRLRIIVPFALLLIAGVLYSATTSLIDTLIIMAQIPVACLGGILGLYLTGTPFSVSAAVGFISIFGIAVMDGILLSFYIRQLWNEGHHFRQAIVMGSDRRLRAMMMTDMVDALGLLPAALSTRIGAQTQRPLAIVVIGGALAILLLTRILQPVLIYLCHRRLRLEEAAADSGR; this is encoded by the coding sequence ATGATCGGCCGGCTGATAGCGCTCGCACTCTCGCAACGCGTGGTCGTCGTCGGACTCGCGCTGGTCCTGCTGCTGGCCGGGCTTTACGCCTTCTCCGAGCTTGACGTCGAGGCCTATCCCGACCCGGTGCAGCCGATGGTCGAGGTGCTGACGCTGCCCAACGGTTTCAGTGCCGAAGAGGTCGAGCGGTTGGTGACGGTGCCGCTGGAGTACGGGCTGAGCGGGATGCGCAACCTGGCCGCGATGCGTTCGATCTCGCTGTTCGGGCTTTCCGATATCCGCTGTTACTTCACGTGGGAGAGCAACTATTACTGGGACCGCGTCCAGACCATCAATCGGCTCTCCTTTGTCAGCCTGCCGGCCGGAATCACTGCCGGCATCTCGCCCGAAAACCCGATCGGCGAGATCTACCGCTACACGGTCGAGAGCCCCGACCACGACCTGCTCAACGAAAAGACCATCAACGACTGGGTCGTCGCGCGCCAGCTCACCACCGTCCCCGGCGTGATCGGCGACAGCACGTTTGGCGGGCTCACCAAGCAGTACCACGTGGATGTCGATCCGCAGAAGCTCGCCTATTATCGCGTCCCGCTCTCGACCCTGGTAACCGCGCTCGCCAACTCCAACATCAGCTCGGGCGGCAACTATCTTGACGTCGGCGAACAGTCCTTCGACGTCCGCGGACTTGGTTTTCTGGAGTCGCTTGCCGACATCCGCAACGTGGTGCTGGCGGCGAACAAGGCGACCCCGATTACCGTGGGCAACGTGGCCGACGTCTCGGTCGGTTACGCGCCGCGCCTGGGCATCGTCGGGATGAACCGGCGCAACGAAGTGGTGTCGGGAATCGTCCTGATGCGCAAGTACGGCAATACGCTGGAAACCCTGCGCGGGGTGGAGGCCAAGGTCCACCAGCTCAACAGGTCCGGCATGCTGCCCAAGGGCTACAAGGTCGTGCCGTACTACGACCGCACCTCGCTGGTCGAGACCACGCTGCACACGGTGCTGGAGAACCTGGGCGTCGGGATGGCGCTGGTATTCCTGGTGCTGGTGTTTTTCCTCGGCAGCCTGCGCAGTGCCTTCATCGCCGCGATCAACATCCCGCTCGCCCTGCTCGGCGCGTTCACCCTGATGCGGGTCGAGGATACGCCGGCAAACCTGATTTCGCTCGGCGCAATCGACTTCGGAATCATCATCAATTCGACCGTCATCGTGCTCGAGAACATCCATCACTTTCTCGCACCGCGCGAGGCGCCGGCACGCGAGAGCGGCTACGGACGCACCCTGCGCGCGACTCAGGAGGTCGGGGGCCCGATCTTCTTCTTCACCCTTATCTTCGTGATTGCGTTTCTGCCGCTGTTCACGATGCGCGGCGTGGAGGGGGCGATCTTCTCGCCGATGTCGCGCACGTACGCGTACGCGCTGGCCGTAGCAATACTGCTGTCGCTTACGCTCACTCCGGTGCTCGCTTCGCTCGCCTTCGAGCGCGGCTTCCGCCAATTCAACAACCCCCTGTGGAACGCGATCGCGCGCTTTTACCACGGGCTCTTCGAGCGTCTGCTGCGCCATCCGTGGGCATGGCTGGCGGCGGTGGCGCTGATCGTCGTCGCCGGCTTCGCGCTCTTCCCTCGCCTGGGCGGCGAGTTCCTGCCCAAGCTCGAAGAGGGCAACATCTGGGCGCGCGCCACGATGCCGCTTACGATCTCGCTCGACCGCGGCGCGCGGCTGGCCAACCGGATGCGCGGCATCTTCATGTCGCAGCCTGAGGTCGCAGGTGTGGTCTCGCAGCTCGGCCGGCCCGACAACGGCACCGAGACGACCGGATTCTTCAACATCGAACTGTCAGTCGATCTCAAGCCGCATTCTGAGTGGCCGGCCGGCTTGACCAAGCCCGAGCTGATCAGGCGGATCGACGCGCGCCTGCGGCGTGAATTCCCCGGCGTCAGTTTCGACTACTCGCAGAACATCGAGGATAACGTCAACGAAGCGCTTTCCGGGGTCAAAGGCTCCAACTCGGTCAAAGTGTTCGGCCCCGACTTTGCGGTCGACGAACGCATTGCCAACCAGTTGGTCGAAGTGATGGGCAAGGTGCGCGGGATTGCCGACCTTGCGGTGTACCAGTCGCTCGGCCAACCTAACCTTGTGATCAAGCCCGACCGCGCGGCCTGCGCGCGCTACGGGCTGAGCGCCGGCGATATCTCGGCCGTGGTGCAGGCGGCGATCGGCGGCCAAGCCGCGACCCAGGTGTTCGAGGGCGACCGGCGCTTCGACCTTGTCGTGCGCTGGAAGCCGCAATACCGCCAGAGCCTCGACGCGATCCGCCGCATCCGCGTGACCACGCCCTCCGGCGCGGACGTCCCGCTCGCCCAGGTCGCCGACATCCGCACCGAGGAGGGCGCGTCGTTCATCTATCGCGAGGGGTTGGAGCGCTACGTGCCGCTGCGCTTCGCGGTGCGCGGGCGCGACCTCGAAAGCGCGGTGCGCGAGGCTCAGACGCTCGTCGCGCGCGAGGTGAAGCTGCCCGAGGGCGTTCATCTGGAGTGGGCGGGCGAGTACGGCGAGCTGCGGCAGGCCAACCGCCGGCTGCGGATCATCGTGCCGTTCGCCCTGCTGCTCATCGCGGGCGTGCTGTACTCGGCGACCACTTCGCTCATCGACACCTTGATCATCATGGCCCAGATCCCGGTCGCCTGCCTGGGCGGGATCCTCGGCTTGTACCTGACCGGCACGCCGTTCAGCGTCTCGGCCGCGGTCGGCTTCATCTCGATCTTCGGCATCGCCGTGATGGACGGCATCCTGCTGAGCTTCTATATCCGCCAGCTCTGGAACGAGGGCCATCACTTCCGCCAGGCGATAGTGATGGGTTCGGACCGCCGCCTGCGCGCGATGATGATGACCGACATGGTTGACGCGCTGGGGCTGTTGCCCGCTGCGCTCTCGACCCGGATTGGCGCGCAGACCCAGCGCCCGCTGGCGATCGTGGTGATCGGCGGCGCGCTTGCGATCCTGCTGCTCACGCGCATCCTTCAGCCGGTCCTCATCTACCTCTGCCATCGCCGGCTGCGCCTGGAAGAGGCGGCCGCCGACTCCGGACGCTAG
- a CDS encoding plastocyanin/azurin family copper-binding protein yields MHQSTTFSTVLYRAGVALVALLLLAAVVPSGASAKEVEVKMTDSPAAFVPAKVTIKVGDKVEWVNSAQSLHSVDADPANAQDKGDVVLPPGAKPFDSGFMAPGAKYSYTFTVPGTYKYVCLPHEKDGMKGEIVVEK; encoded by the coding sequence ATGCATCAGAGCACTACCTTCAGCACCGTTCTCTACCGCGCGGGCGTCGCGCTTGTGGCGCTCCTCTTGCTCGCCGCTGTCGTTCCTTCGGGCGCCTCGGCCAAGGAAGTCGAGGTTAAGATGACCGACTCGCCGGCGGCCTTCGTTCCCGCAAAGGTCACGATCAAGGTGGGCGACAAGGTGGAGTGGGTGAATAGCGCCCAGTCGCTCCATTCGGTTGACGCCGACCCCGCCAACGCGCAGGACAAGGGCGACGTCGTGCTGCCCCCGGGCGCCAAGCCCTTCGACTCGGGTTTCATGGCGCCGGGCGCCAAGTACAGCTACACCTTCACCGTTCCTGGCACCTACAAGTACGTCTGCCTGCCGCACGAGAAGGACGGGATGAAGGGCGAGATCGTCGTCGAGAAGTAG